In a single window of the Cyanobacteriota bacterium genome:
- the yidC gene encoding membrane protein insertase YidC has protein sequence MDITAITYSLFIPLLNSIHELTSGIGLVSFGWAIVFLTAGVKLVLTPLTYKQIKSTRKMQQIQPQMKKQQDDFKKTEEKLKNDPAKLQTARAEFQQKMMSFYKDNDVNPLGGCLPLLVQMPILLGLFWTFSGPPFKSKPIFVDVKVVSAAEANKKQIKYYDKGEIYVDSEGRRARIMLNAKKITMLEGENYTLKATKAMGDAQLDPAAIKWGFFNGVKDNDFVNLEANTDGSAVITAKTAGGSAKLEAKLPQSLKNDSFFFIKDFGDTGVFNKKTGTLNIDILILVALFGISIWLSSKLNAPKLAETKPGETEDPQVAMQKSMATMMPIMMTGMMLIIPLPAGALLYMIVSGFIQAGQTYFAMKRYDK, from the coding sequence ATGGATATTACTGCAATCACTTATTCTCTTTTTATCCCTCTACTTAATTCTATTCATGAATTAACAAGCGGCATAGGCTTAGTTAGTTTTGGCTGGGCAATTGTTTTTCTGACAGCTGGCGTCAAGCTCGTCCTAACCCCACTTACCTATAAACAAATCAAAAGCACTAGAAAGATGCAGCAAATTCAGCCGCAAATGAAAAAGCAACAAGATGACTTCAAAAAGACAGAAGAGAAGCTCAAAAACGATCCTGCCAAATTGCAAACGGCTAGAGCAGAATTCCAACAAAAAATGATGAGCTTCTATAAAGACAACGATGTAAACCCACTTGGTGGTTGCCTGCCTCTCTTGGTGCAAATGCCTATTTTACTTGGTTTGTTCTGGACTTTCTCTGGACCTCCGTTTAAATCCAAACCAATTTTTGTTGACGTCAAAGTTGTTTCAGCTGCTGAAGCAAACAAAAAGCAAATCAAATATTATGACAAAGGTGAGATCTATGTAGATTCAGAAGGTAGAAGAGCAAGAATCATGCTCAATGCCAAGAAGATCACCATGCTTGAAGGTGAGAACTATACACTCAAAGCAACTAAAGCAATGGGCGATGCCCAGCTGGATCCAGCTGCAATCAAGTGGGGTTTCTTTAACGGCGTTAAAGACAACGACTTTGTCAATCTTGAAGCTAACACAGACGGTAGTGCTGTGATTACTGCTAAAACGGCTGGAGGTAGTGCCAAACTAGAAGCCAAACTACCGCAAAGCTTGAAAAACGATAGTTTCTTTTTCATCAAGGACTTTGGTGACACAGGAGTATTCAACAAAAAAACTGGTACTCTCAATATAGACATTTTAATTCTAGTAGCACTCTTTGGGATTAGCATTTGGCTCTCTTCCAAACTCAACGCACCCAAACTTGCTGAAACTAAACCAGGCGAGACAGAAGACCCGCAAGTGGCAATGCAAAAATCAATGGCAACTATGATGCCAATTATGATGACTGGAATGATGTTAATTATCCCTCTTCCAGCTGGTGCTCTTCTATATATGATAGTCTCTGGCTTTATTCAAGCTGGCCAGACTTACTTTGCCATGAAGAGATATGACAAGTGA